A stretch of Zymoseptoria tritici IPO323 chromosome 1, whole genome shotgun sequence DNA encodes these proteins:
- a CDS encoding 40S ribosomal protein S19 — translation MGGVSVRDVPSDKFIAAYAAFLKRQGKLPIPGWSDTVKLSHAKELPPQSQDWFYIRAASVARHVYVRKTVGVGRLRKAHGGTKNRGSRPSHHVDASGAVDRKIFQALEKIGVLETDEEKGGRRITQSGQRDLDRIAQTTLEAEEEDEDDE, via the exons ATGGGAGGAGTTTCCGTCAGAGATGTCCCTTCGGACAAGTTCATCGCCGCCTACGCCGCCTTCTTGAAGCGTCAGGGAAAGCTCCCAATTCCAG GTTGGTCCGACACTGTCAAGTTGTCCCACGCCAAGGAGCTCCCACCACAGAGCCAGGACTG GTTCTACATCCGCGCAGCCTCCGTTGCCCGCCACGTCTACGTCCGCAAGACCGTCGGTGTCGGCCGTCTCCGCAAGGCCCACGGTGGCACCAAGAACCGCGGTTCGCGTCCATCTCACCACGTCGATGCCTCCGGTGCCGTCGACCGCAAGATCTTCCAGGCCCTCGAGAAGATCGGTGTCCTCGAGACCGATGAGGAGAAGGGTGGCCGCCGCATCACTCAGTCCGGCCAGCGTGATTTGGACCGTATCGCCCAGACCACTCTTgaggctgaggaggaggatgaggacgacgagtAA
- the MgAMN6 gene encoding alpha-mannosidase (Glycoside hydrolase, family 47 protein (MANNOSYL-OLIGOSACCHARIDE ALPHA-1,2-MANNOSIDASE-RELATED). The predicted product has a signal peptide.) — translation RQDTQDLFYHGYDNYLAHAFPEDELRPIACKPQTRNRDNPADIGLNDVLGNYSLTLIDSLSTLAILASEREEGRQDKRQPLRDFQDGIQSLVELYGGGTDSTRCGTRACGFDLDSKVQVFETNIRGVGGLLSAHLFAIGELPIRGYSPVWKKGKNPGIRWRNGLVYNGQLLNLAHDLASRLLPAFSTSTDIPYPRVNLRTGIPFYLDTEGFCRADGSQSEPREITENCAAGAGSLVLEFSTLSRLTGDMRFENLGKRAFWAIWKRRSAIGLIGNGIDAESGLWTNPPLAGIGAGIDSFFEYSLKSHILLSNLPYDPANSSIDSPDNFLRVWEGAHAAVKRHIYRKSHHDKYPYYAQVDAMNGAPRYNWVDNLSAYYPGLLVLAGKLDEAIESHLLFSALWTRYSALPERWHVPNAYIDPHFRHWAGRPEFIESTFHLFQATKDPYYLHTGEMALRDIRRRCWTKCGWADLGDVNTGEQRDRMESFFLGETAKYLYLLFSEDHPLNKLDRAVVFTTEGHPLVIPSKYGSPSGGNGATKRPDKNHPKNNSPAPTCSIPLPPMPFTISNVVNRSDFFHAAAVAQLHMVPINPVRSSALMKSSPLGPGISLADVRSPTNYTFFPWTLSKDLIPINGLSSPVADPVISTLTFPLLSSTTNPETDNGLPRLGALHKLADGILINSLSNLRLNMIQEPKSILLPMSDGSSLLHEVGEEYRIHGIANWALGRDERVLLTSDALKAISPGDPHFTRVKDLEMLDLIIDIPLPAGHQATATPILVDVDDSSDAENTTLDNMWDELEGMLSTLLGSTSAIERVKTSLQTPRPTSSPSSTSPPQHYIRHSLPAILPSGPGAAPLPAILDEDAAPAHQLGKLPLKKIFWLDDQLCEHRLPSHIAQSYQVLVMKRGGCSFNEKLANVPAVSPPSIAAGNRGEDVGLGLVIVVSEHPVPSPHDEDNGTGQSVPSPGLIKPYLEKTQRTPAGIERHYPLAMVMVEGSTPLKPISVAAGGPSSSPAREVLRRASAGQGKFDEETGEFVDQSTTHKAGEAVKGGLGVKRRFWFESLGVVIGNLGMI, via the coding sequence AGACAAGATACTCAAGACCTCTTCTACCATGGATATGACAACTACCTTGCCCATGCCTTTCCCGAGGACGAATTGCGGCCGATAGCCTGCAAGCCGCAGACCCGAAACCGCGACAATCCGGCCGACATTGGTTTGAATGATGTGCTGGGAAACTACAGTTTGACCTTGATCGATTCGCTATCGACCCTGGCAATCTTGGCCTCAGAGCGGGAAGAGGGGAGACAAGACAAGCGACAACCATTGCGAGACTTCCAAGATGGTATACAGAGTCTGGTTGAATTATATGGCGGCGGGACCGACAGCACGAGATGCGGTACAAGAGCTTGCGGATTCGATCTGGACAGCAAGGTGCAGGTGTTCGAGACGAATATCCGTGGTGTGGGAGGACTGCTGTCGGCACATCTTTTCGCCATTGGAGAGCTGCCAATTCGTGGTTACAGtccagtctggaagaaaggCAAGAATCCCGGCATCCGATGGAGGAACGGCTTGGTCTACAATGGACAACTCCTGAACCTGGCCCACGATCTTGCGTCGAGACTCCTTCCAGCATTCAGCACATCGACAGACATTCCCTATCCGAGAGTCAACCTCCGCACCGGTATTCCATTCTACCTCGATACCGAAGGGTTCTGCCGGGCTGATGGCTCTCAATCAGAACCTCGCGAGATTACGGAGAACTGTGCCGCGGGTGCTGGCAGTCTAGTCCTAGAGTTCTCAACCCTCAGTCGACTCACCGGTGACATGCGATTCGAAAATCTTGGCAAGCGTGCTTTCTGGGCTATATGGAAACGTCGTTCTGCGATCGGTCTGATCGGGAATGGTATCGACGCGGAGAGTGGACTTTGGACCAACCCCCCACTCGCTGGGATCGGAGCCGGCATCGATTCGTTCTTTGAGTACTCGCTCAAATCTCACATCTTGCTCAGCAATCTTCCGTACGACCCAGCCAATTCCTCGATCGACTCGCCGGACAACTTTCTTCGAGTGTGGGAAGGTGCTCATGCTGCTGTGAAGAGACACATCTACCGAAAGAGCCATCATGACAAGTATCCCTACTATGCTCAAGTCGACGCGATGAATGGAGCTCCAAGATACAACTGGGTGGACAATCTGTCTGCTTACTATCCTGGTCTCCTTGTTCTTGCTGGAAAGCTTGATGAAGCCATCGAGTCTCATCTCTTGTTCAGTGCTCTATGGACAAGGTACAGTGCGCTTCCTGAAAGATGGCATGTTCCCAATGCCTACATCGATCCTCACTTCCGACATTGGGCTGGGCGACCGGAATTTATTGAGAGCACATTTCATCTCTTCCAGGCCACTAAGGATCCATACTATTTACACACCGGTGAGATGGCACTGCGAGATATCCGTCGAAGGTGTTGGACCAAGTGCGGCTGGGCTGATCTGGGCGATGTCAACACTGGAGAACAAAGAGATCGCATGGAAAGCTTCTTCTTGGGAGAGACTGCCAaatacctctacctccttttCAGCGAGGACCACCCGCTGAATAAACTTGATCGAGCCGTCGTTTTCACTACGGAGGGTCATCCACTGGTCATTCCATCAAAATATGGGTCGCCATCGGGCGGCAACGGTGCGACAAAGAGACCCGACAAGAATCATCCGAAGAACAACTCACCCGCACCAACATGCTCCATTCCGCTGCCTCCGATGCCATTCACTATCAGCAATGTGGTCAATCGAAGCGACTTCTTTCATGCTGCGGCAGTGGCTCAACTTCACATGGTACCAATCAATCCCGTTCGCTCTTCCGCGCTTATGAAAAGCTCGCCTCTTGGTCCCGGCATATCTCTTGCCGACGTCCGGAGTCCAACGAACTATACATTCTTTCCATGGACACTTTCCAAAGACCTGATCCCTATCAACGGCCTCAGTTCTCCCGTTGCCGACCCGGTCATCAGTACCCTTACATTCCCATTGCTGAGCTCTACCACCAACCCGGAGACGGATAACGGTCTGCCTCGACTAGGCGCACTCCACAAACTGGCTGATGGAATCCTCATCAACTCTCTCTCCAACCTGCGCCTAAACATGATCCAAGAACCGAAGTCCATCCTGCTGCCCATGAGTGACGGCTCCTCCCTTCTCCATGAAGTTGGTGAAGAGTACCGCATCCACGGCATCGCAAATTGGGCTCTCGGCCGAGACGAACGCGTTCTGCTGACAAGCGATGCTCTGAAGGCCATCAGTCCTGGTGATCCGCATTTCACTCGCGTAAAGGACCTCGAGATGCTCGatctcatcatcgacatcccGCTTCCTGCTGGTCACCAAGCCACAGCGACTCCCATCCTTGTTGACGTGGATGACTCTTCTGACGCCGAGAACACCACTCTTGACAACATGTGGGACGAGCTCGAAGGTATGCTCTCAACTCTCCTCGGTTCGACGTCCGCCATCGAGAGAGTCAAGACAAGCCTTCAGACCCCGCGTCCAACGTCTTCTCCATCATCTACGTCCCCACCTCAGCACTACATTCGGCACAGCCTCCCCGCTATTCTCCCCTCCGGACCAGGTGCTGCTCCTCTTCCCGCcatcctcgacgaagacgccgctCCTGCTCATCAGCTCGGCAAGCTCCCTTTGAAGAAGATATTCTGGCTCGACGATCAACTCTGCGAGCATCGCTTACCCTCCCACATCGCCCAATCATACCAAGTGCTGGTGATGAAGCGCGGTGGGTGTAGCTTCAACGAGAAGCTAGCGAATGTCCCAGCTGTGTCGCCGCCTTCTATCGCAGCTGGGAATCGAGGCGAAGATGTTGGCTTGGGATTGGTGATTGTGGTATCGGAGCATCCAGTACCCTCTCCTCATGACGAAGACAATGGAACGGGTCAGTCTGTACCCTCTCCGGGGTTGATCAAGCCGTATCTTGAAAAAACACAGCGGACACCAGCTGGTATCGAACGCCACTATCCTCTTGCGATGGTCATGGTCGAAGGCTCGACGCCGCTGAAGCCCATCAGTGTCGCTGCGGGAGGACCGTCCAGCAGTCCTGCACGAGAAGTCCTGAGGCGAGCGAGCGCCGGTCAGGGGAAGTTCGATGAGGAGACGGGCGAGTTTGTTGATCAATCTACAACTCACAAGGCCGGCGAGGCGGTGAAAGGTGGGTTGGGAGTGAAGAGGAGATTCTGGTTTGAGAGTCTAGGTGTGGTGATTGGGAACTTGGGGATGATTTGA